In Paraburkholderia youngii, the genomic stretch CGCGAACATCCGGCTGTATTACGGCTGGCTCGGCGAGCGGCTGCTCGTCAGTCCGGCATTCCATCGCCGTCACCACGCAATCGGCTTAGGTCATGAAGGGCTCAAGTACGGCTGCAATTTCGGCGTGCTGTTCCCATGGTGGGACATGCTGTTCCGCAGCGCGTCGTGGAGCCGCGACGTGGAGCCGACCGGTATCAGCGATCAGCTCGAAGGCCGCCGCTATGGCGATGGCTTCTGGGCGCAGCACTGGTTCGCCTTCGTGCGCATCGCGCATCGCCTGGTATCGAAGCGCCGCGCAACCGGCAACGACACCGCTGCCGTTTGAGTCCTTTCAGAGTCCATTCAGAGTTCATTCTGAGTCCATTGCGGATCCTCTCGAGCACGCGCTCCGCCGCGCCGCCCACTTCCGCCGGCGGCGTGTCCCTTGGTTTATGCTGTGCACGTTCGTGCGCACCTCCAGTGCCCCACCAGCATGCCAGGCCGGCGCGCGGCGCGTTTTTCCTGTCCATCGTTTCGTTCGCAGGCATTGGCTCGCATGAATGATCTGTTGCGCTCGTTTGGGCGTGCACTCGCAAGCGCGTTGCATCCGCGCATGCTCTGGCTGACCTTCAAACCGTTTATCGTCGCGACGGTCGGCTGGGGCTTGCTCCTGTGGTTCTTCTGGCAAACGGTGACCGGCGCGACCCGCACCTGGCTCGACGACTGGTCTTTCACCGCCACGCTTTATCATCTGTTCGACGTGCTCGGTTTCTCGACGCTGCACGCGGTCATCGCACCGTTCATCGTAATTGCAATGGCGATCCCGTTGATCGTCGTCACGGTGCTGCTGCTGATCGCCATGCTGTCGATGCCGGCCGTGATCCGCTTTCTCGCGGCGCGCCAATTCGCCGGGCTGGAGATACGCCGCGGCGGAACATGGTACGGTAGCCTCGGTCAGGCGCTCTGGACCACGCTGCTGTGTCTCGTGCTGCTGATCGTCACCTTGCCGCTGTGGCTCGTACCGCCGTTCTTCGCGCTGATTCCTCCGCTGCTGTGGGGCTGGCTCACGTATCGGGTGATGACCTACGACGCGCTCGCGTTGCATGCGACGCGCGACGAGCGGCGCGAACTCGTGCGGCGCCACCGCTTGCCGCTACTGCTGATCGGGGTCGTGAGCGGCCTCCTAGGCTCGCTGCCGACGCTGCTGTGGGCGTCGTCGGTCTGGCTGGTCGTGCTGTTCCCGGTGATTACCACGGTGACGATCTGGATTTACGCGTTCATCCTGGTGTTCTCGGCGCTATGGTTCGGCAACTACTGCCTGCGCGCGCTGCAGCGTATGCGGGCGGAAGCGTCTGGCGGCGCGCGCGAGGTCGCGCCGGTTCCCTATTGATCAAACGAAAGAGGCGGCAATGGCATTTGGCGTCATCATCATCGGCGATGAAATCCTGTCGGGCAGGCGCGTCGACAAGCATCTACCGAAGGTCATCGAGTTGCTCCGGGCGCGCGGGCTGTCGCTCGGCTGGGCGGAGTACATCGGCGACGATCCGGAGCGCATCACGGCGACGCTGCGTCGGACGTTCGCGTCGGGCGACATCGTTTTCTCGACGGGCGGCATCGGCGCGACACCTGACGACCACACGCGCCAATGCGCGGCGGCCGCGCTCGGCGTGCCGCTCGAGCTGCATCCGGAGGCCGCGAAGCTGATCCAGGAGCGCATCCGCGACATGTATCCGGCGACTTCGACGACGCCGCTCGATCTGAACTCGCCCGAGAACCGGCATCGCCTGAACATGGGCACGTATCCGCAGGGCGCCGACATCATTCCGAACGGCTACAACAAGATTCCGGGTTTTTCGATCCGCCAGCACCATTTCGTGCCGGGTTTCCCGGTGATGGCCTGGCCGATGATCGAGTGGGTGCTGGACACGCAGTACGCGCATCTGCACCACACCACGCCGCACGCCGAAAAGTCGCTGCTGGTGTTCGAGCTGCCGGAGTCGCGCGTGACGCCGCTGATGGAGAAAATCGAGCGGGATTTTCCGGGCGTGCGGGTGTTCAGCCTGCCGAGCGTCGGGGATGCGGAGCGCGGCGGCGTGTATGCGCGGCATCACATCGATCTCGGGGTGAAGGGTGAGCCGGAAGCCGTCGCCGCGGCGTTCGTGAAGCTGCGCGAAGGGGTGCATCTGCTCGGTGGCGACATCGTCGAGCCTGAAGTCGCGGCAGCGGCGGCGGCCGCCACGGGTAAGCCGCGAAGCTGAGAAGGCGACAGCGGTTCGCGCCGGACGGTTGGGTTGGCGCGAGCCGCGACATCGCAGTGTCACAACCCGCGCCGACGATGCAATCAGTGCGTGGTCGGCGCGTCCTGTTTCGATTAGCCTGCCTCAGCCCCGCTAGACAGGACTTGCGCATGTGAGGGCAGTGCGCCAGTCCGCCATCAGGCGCCGATCCACGGCAAGCCGCGAAAACACCATCCCGACACCGTCTTGCGATGCCCTTGGCCGTCCTTGTCGCCTTCGAAGCCTTCCAGCAGGTCGTACGCCTTCGTGAAGCCGGCCTGGGTCGCGGCGATCGCGGCGAGCTTCGAGCGCGCGGCGCTGCGGCACAGGAACAGCACCGGCGTGTCGGGCGAGGCGACCTGCGCGAGTTGCTGCATGAACTCCTGATTGGGCACCGCGCCCGGATAGCGCGTCCATTCGACATGCGCGTATTGGCCATCACCGATCACCGGCCGGCCGACCCAGTCGAGTTCGGCGCGGGTACGCACGTCGACGAGACGCGTGCGCGGATCGAGTTCCAGCAGTTCGAACGCCTCGGCCGGCGATACCGCGCCCGCGTAGGGCAGTTGGTTCTCGGCGCGACGGGCGTCCGCCTTCGCGTAAAGCTGTTCGAGCGTGCTCATGAGCGTCAATCTCCTTCGGACCAAATGATCATTCTAGCGCGCGCCAGGCACCGCGCAGACCTGGGTAGACTGGGCGTGGGGGGCGATCGGCGGGCGCTGCCCCAAACTCGATGCGCAAATATGGTGCACTTTCGTCGGAATGCACCAAAATTGAAGATAACCCGATTTCCAAAGCGGTGAATGCACGAAACTGGTGCGTGAGGATGCTAAGGCGTTTCTTCGTGACGCTGCTCGCGCTCCACGCGTAGCCCGCAAACGCAAGCGCAGTAACGATGTGCGCCGAATTGGCTCATACTGGGCTGAAAGGTGGCACGCTATCTGCTTTATTGGTGCCGATCGATTTGTCCCGCAGAATTTTCCGGCCGCGACGCCGTATAAGTGGACGTTCCGGGACGGGTCAGCTAGATTGGGCGGCGGCTGAAATCCGCCGAAATTGTTAATCAGGAGATAGGTTATGAGTAAATCCGTGGCCGACGTCGTTCAACTCGTCAAAGACGAAGACGTCAAGTTTGTCGACTTCCGCTTCACCGACACGCGCGGCAAAGAGCAACACGTTTCGGTGCCGGTGTCGGCATTCGATGAAGACAAGTTCGAAAGCGGCCATGCGTTTGACGGTTCGTCGATTGCCGGCTGGAAGGGCATCGAAGCATCGGACATGTTGCTGGTCCCGGACGCGAACACGGCCTTCATCGACCCGTTCTTCGAAGAATCGACCCTCGTGCTGACCTGCGACGTCGTCGAACCGGCTGACGGCAAGGGCTACGAGCGCGATCCGCGCTCGCTCGCGAAGCGCGCCGAAGCGTACCTGAAGAGCTCCGGCCTCGGCGACACCGCTTACTTCGGTCCGGAACCGGAATTCTTCATTTTCGACTCGGTCCAGTGGAACACGGACCAGTCGGGCTGCTTCATCAAGATCGGCTCGGAAGAAGCACCGTGGTCGTCGGCGAAGGAATTCGAAGGCGGCAACACCGGCCATCGTCCGGGCACCAAGGGCGGCTACTTCCCGGTCGCGCCGGTCGACACGTTCCAGGACATCCGCTCGGAAATGTGTCTGCTGCTCGAACAGATCGGCATTCCGGTCGAAGTGCACCACCACGAAGTGGCGGGCCAGGGCCAGAACGAAATCGGCACCAAGTTCTCGACGCTCGTGCAGCGCGCCGACTGGCTGCAGCAGATGAAGTACATCGTCCACAACGTCGCGCACACGTACGGCAAGACGGCGACGTTCATGCCGAAGCCGGTCGTCGGCGATAACGGTTCGGGCATGCACGTTCACCAGTCGATCTGGAAGGACGGCCAGAACCTGTTCGCGGGCAATGGTTACGCAGGTCTGTCGGAATTCGCGCTGTTCTACATCGGCGGCATCATCAAGCACGCTCGCGCGCTGAACGCGATCACCAACCCGGGTACGAACTCGTACAAGCGTCTCGTGCCGCACTTCGAAGCGCCGGTCAAGCTGGCTTACTCGGCTCGCAACCGTTCGGCATCGATCCGTATTCCGCACGTGTCGAACCCGAAGGGCCGCCGTATCGAAACGCGCTTCCCGGATCCGCTGGCGAATCCGTACCTGTGCTTCTCCGCGCTGATGATGGCGGGTCTGGACGGCGTACAGAACAAGATTCACCCGGGCGAAGCTGCCGACAAGAACCTGTACGACCTGCCGCCGGAAGAGGATGCAAAGATCCCGACCGTGTGCGCCGGCCTCGACCAGGCTCTCGACGCACTCGACGCGGACCGCGAGTTCCTGACGCGCGGTGGCGTGTTCACGGATTCGATGCTCGACGCGTACATCGAACTGAAGACGGGCGAGCTGCAACGCTATCGTCAGTCGGTGCACCCGATCGAATTCGAAATGTACTACTCGCTGTAAGCGGCGATGGCGCTTCGCCCTTCACGCGGCGAAGCGCTTTGCCCGACGCTCGCGATCGGTCACGAAGGGACGGCGGCGCCGTCCCTTTTTCGTTAGGCCGTACGCACGGCCGGCCGCGCGCGGGCGACATGCATTGCGACGAATCACCAATAGGCCGCACTCCTGATTTATCACCATCTCCTACCGGCCACACTGCAAGATGGTTCTCAAGAATCTGATCAAGGCAAGGAAAGGACACGAACAGACGCTGTCGGATGACGCGCAGCTCGTGAGCTCTGGCTTGCTGCCAGGCTTCGAGGCGTTGCCCACCGTCGTGCTGGTGCTCGAGAAGCGCACGCTGCGCGTCGCGTTCGCGAATCCGTCGGCGGAGTCGATGCTGGAGATGTCGCGCAAGCAACTGACGCAGATGGCGTGGCCGGACATCTTCTCGAATGCGGACGAACTGGTCGCGACGATCACCGCGATCGCCGCGCACCGCTTTCACGCGACGCATCTTGACGCCGTGCTCGAGCGTCCCGGCCACGAGCCACTGCACGCGCATGCGATCGTCGGCTTTCTGGAAAGCGCGCAGGACTACGTGTTGCTCGAACTATTCGAGAACGAGCGGCATCTGCGCACCGACCGCGAAGAGCGCATCAACGACCTGACGGCCGTCAACAAGCATCTGATCCGCAATCTCGCACACGAGATCAAGAATCCGCTCGGCGGCATTCGCGGCGCCGCGCAACTGCTCGAATTCGAACTCGGCGAGCGTCAGCGCGACGAGTTGCGCGAGTACACCCAGGTCATCATCAAGGAATCGGACCGGCTGCAGACGCTGGTCGACCGCCTGCTCGAACCGCACCGGCATCCGCATATCGTCGGCGACGTGAATATTCACGAGGTGTGCGAGCGTGTGCGTCAGGTGATTCTCGCGGAATTTCCGCGCGGCCTGACGATCGAGCGCGACTACGACGTCAGCGTGCCGGATCTGCGCGGCGACAAGGAGCAGCTGATCCAGGCGCTGCTGAACATCGTGCGCAATGCGGCCGAGGCGTTGCGCGAGCGGATCTCGCAGGGCGATGCGCGCATCGAGTTGCGTACGCGCATCGCGCGCAAGGTCACGATTTCAAAACGCCTGTGCAAGCTGGCATTGGACTTGCATATCGTCGACAACGGCCCAGGCATTCCGGAAGAGATTCGCGACCGCATTTTCTATCCGCTCGTATCGGGGCGCGAGGACGGCAGCGGTCTCGGTCTAACGCTTGCGCAGACCTTCGTGCAGCAGCACGAAGGTCTGATCGAGGTGGACAGCCGGCCGGGCCATACCGAGTTTCAGATTCTGCTGCCGCTCGACCTCTAGATACCACAAGCACCTCAAGACTTCTGACCGAACCATATGAAGCCGATCTGGATAGTAGACGACGATCAATCAATTCGCTGGGTGCTCGAGAAAGCGCTGGCGCGCGAGAACTTCGCGACGCGCAGCTTCGCCAACGTGCGCGAAGCGTCGGCCGCGCTCGATCACGACAGCCCGCAGGTGCTGGTCTCCGATATCCGCATGCCCGGTGGCTCCGGGCTGGAGTTGCTGCAAACCGTCCGCGACAAGGTGCCAGGCTTGCCGGTCATCATCATGACCGCGTTCTCGGATCTCGATAGCGCGGTGGCCGCATTCCAGGGCGGTGCGTTCGAGTATCTGGCGAAGCCGTTCGATGTCGACAAGGCCGTCGAGCTGATTCGCCGCGCGGTCGACGAAAGCATGCGTGGCGAGCAGACGTGGGACGAGCGCGTCGCCGAAGCGCCCGAGATGCTCGGCCAGGCACCCGCGATGCAGGACATGTTTCGCGCGATCGGTCGCCTGTCGCATTCGGCGGCCACCGTGCTCATTACCGGCGAATCAGGCACCGGGAAGGAACTGGTCGCGCGTGCGCTGCACCGACATAGCCCACGCGCGAACGGCCCCTTCATCGCGTTGAACACGGCCGCGATTCCGAAGGATCTGCTGGAGTCCGAACTGTTCGGTCATGAGCGTGGAGCGTTCACCGGCGCGCAGGCGATGCGCCAGGGACGCTTCGAACAGGCCGAGAACGGCACGCTGTTTCTCGACGAAATCGGCGACATGCCGTTCGATCTGCAGACGCGCCTGTTGCGCGTGCTGTCGGACGGACAGTTCTATCGCGTGGGCGGCCACAATCCGCTGCGCGCGAATGTGCGCGTGATCGCGGCGACACACCAGAATCTCGAAGCGCGCGTGCGGCAGGGGCTGTTTCGCGAGGACCTGTATCACCGTCTGAACGTGATCCGCTTGCGCTTGCCCGCGTTGCGCGAGCGTAGCGAGGACATTCCCCTGCTGACGCGACATTTCCTGCAGAAGAGCGCGCGTGATCTCGGCGTCGAACCGAAGCGCGTGTCCGACGAGGCGCTCGCGTATCTGGCGTCGCTGCCGTTTCCGGGCAACGTGCGGCAACTCGAGAATCTCGCGAACTGGCTTACGGTGATGGCGCCCGCGCAGACGATCGAAATCAAGGATCTGCCGCCCGATCTCGGGCCCGCGCACAGCGGCGGGAGCGAGCCCGGTGCGGGCGCCGCCGCGGGCGCGACGACGGATGGCGCCGTGACGATCAATACGGGATTCACGGTCGGTGCGCCGCTCGCTGGAGCGAACGCCAGCACGCTCGTGCATCCGGTCGGTGCGGGCGGTGCGTCGGTCGCCACCGCGCTGAGCGCATGGGAAGGCGGCCTGCGCACCGAAGTCGCGCGCATGCTGCGCGAGAACGCGGCCGACGTGATGGACGAACTCGCGCGCCGCTTCGAAGCGGCCGTGATCCGCGAGGCGCTCGACTTCACGCGCGGCCGCAAGGTCGAGGCGGCCGAGCGGCTCGGTATCGGGCGCAATACGATTACGCGCAAGATTCAGGAGCTCAATCTCGAGCCTTGATGCGGTCGTATTGAGCGATCCTGCATCGCAGGCGAGGGCGGCTCAGGCCGCCTTCGTCGTTTTTGCATCGCGCGTTGCGGCAAACCGGCAACTGTCGTGCACGAGGCATAATCAACGCTGTTCCGATCCGACAGCCGACGATGCCAGCTTCTCCCGCTTCTCCCGCCCCGTTCGAGTGGCCGCTTTCCCCCGATCCTTTCCTGTCGCTCGAAGAGCTGTACGACACCGACGCACTCGCATGGGTCGACGCGCAGAATGCGCGCACCCGTGCGGCGTGGTGCAGCGGCGCGTCGTTCGACGCGCTCAGACACCGGCTCGCCGATGCCTATCTGCCGCGCGAGCGCCCGGTGATTCCGGATCGCTGGAAGGACTGGGCCTACGATCTGTGGCAGGACGCGAGCAATCCGCGCGGCATCTGGCGACGCACCGCGTGGGCCGCATGGCGCGCCGGCGCGCCGGTGTGGCAGAACCTGCTCGACTTCGACGCGCTCGGCGCGGCCGAAGGCACACCGTGGGTGTGCGTCGATCTCGACATCCTCTATCCGGACGGCGGCCGCGCGCTGATCACGATGTCGCCGGGCGGCTCGGACGCGCTCGTCGTGCGCGAGTTCGATCTCGACGCGCGGCGTTTCATTGACGATGGTTTCGCGATAGCGAAGGCGGGCAAGCACACGGTGTCGTGGATCGATCGCGATACGCTGTACGTTGGCTGGGACAGCGGGCGCAAGACGCTGACGCGTTCCGGTTATCCACGCGACGTGCGGCGCTGGACCCGTGGCACCGCGCTCGCCGACGCGCCCGTCGTGTTTCGCGGCGAGTTTGACGACATCGGCGTGGAGGCGAATTACGATCCGCTCGATCGCCGGCATACGGTGACGAGCAGCGTCGACTTTTTCGATTCGCACACCTATTACCTCGACCACGTCAGCGATGCCTGGCATCGTTACGAGGTGCCGTCGCATGTCGCGGTGGGGGCGTGGCAGGGCTGGCTGCTGCTAGAGCCACGGCTCGACTGGGACTGCGAGTGGGACGGCAATCGCGCGCGCTATCCTGGCGGCGCGCTGCTCGCGATTCGCGAGGACGCGTTTTTGCGCGGCGAGCGCGACGTGACGCCGCTTTTCACGCCGACACCGCTGACCTCGGCCTGCGACTGGTCGCACACGCGCCATCATCTGATCGTGTCGTATCTCGACGACGTACGCGCCAAGACGCTGATCTGGACGCCTTCGCAGCGCGAGGACGGCACGTGGCACTGGCGCGAGCGCGTGTTTGCGGCGCGCGGCGATGCGCAGGTCGATGTGTCGCCGGTCGAGTCGACGCTGAACGACGAAGTGTTCGTCGACACCGACGATTATCTGCAACCGCCTGCCTACTGGCTCTCCGATCTCGCGCGCGACGAGCCCGGCGAATGGGAGTTGCTCGACCGTTGGCCGACGCAGTTCGACGCGACGAGCGTTGCCGTGACGCGCGGCCATGCGGTATCGGCCGATGGCACGCGCATACCGTACACGGTGATTGGGCCGAAGGAAGCACTGTCATCGCCGGGCGATCGACAACCGACGCGTCCGTGTCTGCTGAGCGGCTACGGCGGCTTCGCGATTCCGCTGTTGCCGAGCTATCTGACGGGGCAGGGCATCGGCTGGCTCGAACGCCGCGGCGTGTACGTGGTCGCACATATTCGCGGCGGCGGGGAGTTCGGCACGCGCTGGCACACGGCGGCGCAGGGAGAAAATCGCCAGCGCGCGTTCGATGATTTCATCGCGGTCGCCGAAGCGCTGATCGCGAGAGGCGTGACGAGCGCCGCGCAGCTCGGCATTCAGGGCGGCAGCAACGGCGGTCTGCTGGTGGCCGCTTGCATGGTGCAGCGGCCGGAGCTATTCGGCGCGGTCGTGTGCGAGGTGCCGTTGCTCGATATGAGCCGATATCACCTGCTGCACGCGGGCGCATCGTGGATCGACGAGTACGGCGACCCGGACGAACCCGATGAAGCGCGCACGCTCGCCGCGTATTCGCCGTATCACAACCTCGCGGCGGGCGTCGCGTATCCGCCGGTGCTATTCATGACGTCGACCGCCGACGATCGCGTGCATCCCGGCCACGCGCGCAAGATGGCCGCGCGCATGCAGGCGCTGGGCGCGCAGAACGTGTGGTACCGGGAGAATACGGAAGGCGGACACGGCGGCTCCGATGAGCTGGAGCAGGCCGAGCATGATGCGATGGTGTTCGAGTTCTTGTGGGGTGTGCTGGGCGACGCTTGAAGCAATAGGGGAGCGAGGCCGCACTGCCTCGCTTCGTGGCTGTGTTCCGGATCAACCGAGCTGCGCGAACACCGGCGCGTGATCCGACGGCTGCTCCCATTTGCGCGGCACCTTGTCGATGTCGCACGCCTTGCAGATGTCGGACAGCGCCTTCGACAGCAGGATGTGATCGATGCGCAACCCCGCATTGCGACGGAAGGCCATCATCCGGTAGTCCCACCACGAATAGATCTTTTCCTGCTGCTCGAACTGGCGGAAGGCGTCGAGCAGACCGAGGCCGATCAGCCGCACGAACGCGGCGCGCTCTTCGGGCGACACCAGATTCTGACCTTCCCATGCCTTCGGGTCGTGCACATCGCGATCTTCGGGCGCGATGTTGTAGTCGCCGAGCAGCGCGAGCTTCGGATGCAGTGTCATCTCGGTTGCGAGCCAGTCGTGCAGCGCGTCGAGCCAGCGTAGCTTGTACGCGAACTTGTCGGTGCCGGGCGCCTGACCGTTGGGGAAATACGCGGAGATCATGCGCACGCCGTCGACGGTCGCCGCGATCACGCGCTGCTGCGGGTCCTCGAAACCGGGGATGTTGCGCACGATGCTGGTTTCGTCGACGTTCAAACCTTCGCGCACCAGAATGCCGACACCGTTATACGTTTTCTGACCCGCGTACCAGCTTCGATAGCCGACCGCCTCGAGTTCGGCGCGCGGAAACTTTTCGTCGGGGAGCTTCAGTTCCTGCAGGCACAGCACGTCGGTGCCGCTGCTCGCGAGCCAGTCGACGACGTGCTGCTGGCGGACTTTGAGGGAGTTGACGTTCCAGGTGGCGATTTTCACGAAAATATCCGGTGCGTGCGTGATGAGAGCGAGGCCGATTATAGCGGGGGCCTCGCCGGTCAAAGTCGGCGACATTCTACTTGCTGTGTGCGTCGCGCCATGCGTGGAATACGAGGCTGCGCCGCATGTCTTGCGCTCACGGCGCATGCTCATGCGTGTTCATCGGGGCTCGAATCTCATCGCGACGACGTCGTTCGATAAATGTTCCGCTCATAGGTTTG encodes the following:
- a CDS encoding EI24 domain-containing protein, with translation MNDLLRSFGRALASALHPRMLWLTFKPFIVATVGWGLLLWFFWQTVTGATRTWLDDWSFTATLYHLFDVLGFSTLHAVIAPFIVIAMAIPLIVVTVLLLIAMLSMPAVIRFLAARQFAGLEIRRGGTWYGSLGQALWTTLLCLVLLIVTLPLWLVPPFFALIPPLLWGWLTYRVMTYDALALHATRDERRELVRRHRLPLLLIGVVSGLLGSLPTLLWASSVWLVVLFPVITTVTIWIYAFILVFSALWFGNYCLRALQRMRAEASGGAREVAPVPY
- a CDS encoding competence/damage-inducible protein A, which translates into the protein MAFGVIIIGDEILSGRRVDKHLPKVIELLRARGLSLGWAEYIGDDPERITATLRRTFASGDIVFSTGGIGATPDDHTRQCAAAALGVPLELHPEAAKLIQERIRDMYPATSTTPLDLNSPENRHRLNMGTYPQGADIIPNGYNKIPGFSIRQHHFVPGFPVMAWPMIEWVLDTQYAHLHHTTPHAEKSLLVFELPESRVTPLMEKIERDFPGVRVFSLPSVGDAERGGVYARHHIDLGVKGEPEAVAAAFVKLREGVHLLGGDIVEPEVAAAAAAATGKPRS
- a CDS encoding rhodanese-like domain-containing protein; the encoded protein is MSTLEQLYAKADARRAENQLPYAGAVSPAEAFELLELDPRTRLVDVRTRAELDWVGRPVIGDGQYAHVEWTRYPGAVPNQEFMQQLAQVASPDTPVLFLCRSAARSKLAAIAATQAGFTKAYDLLEGFEGDKDGQGHRKTVSGWCFRGLPWIGA
- the glnA gene encoding type I glutamate--ammonia ligase; this encodes MSKSVADVVQLVKDEDVKFVDFRFTDTRGKEQHVSVPVSAFDEDKFESGHAFDGSSIAGWKGIEASDMLLVPDANTAFIDPFFEESTLVLTCDVVEPADGKGYERDPRSLAKRAEAYLKSSGLGDTAYFGPEPEFFIFDSVQWNTDQSGCFIKIGSEEAPWSSAKEFEGGNTGHRPGTKGGYFPVAPVDTFQDIRSEMCLLLEQIGIPVEVHHHEVAGQGQNEIGTKFSTLVQRADWLQQMKYIVHNVAHTYGKTATFMPKPVVGDNGSGMHVHQSIWKDGQNLFAGNGYAGLSEFALFYIGGIIKHARALNAITNPGTNSYKRLVPHFEAPVKLAYSARNRSASIRIPHVSNPKGRRIETRFPDPLANPYLCFSALMMAGLDGVQNKIHPGEAADKNLYDLPPEEDAKIPTVCAGLDQALDALDADREFLTRGGVFTDSMLDAYIELKTGELQRYRQSVHPIEFEMYYSL
- the glnL gene encoding nitrogen regulation protein NR(II) → MVLKNLIKARKGHEQTLSDDAQLVSSGLLPGFEALPTVVLVLEKRTLRVAFANPSAESMLEMSRKQLTQMAWPDIFSNADELVATITAIAAHRFHATHLDAVLERPGHEPLHAHAIVGFLESAQDYVLLELFENERHLRTDREERINDLTAVNKHLIRNLAHEIKNPLGGIRGAAQLLEFELGERQRDELREYTQVIIKESDRLQTLVDRLLEPHRHPHIVGDVNIHEVCERVRQVILAEFPRGLTIERDYDVSVPDLRGDKEQLIQALLNIVRNAAEALRERISQGDARIELRTRIARKVTISKRLCKLALDLHIVDNGPGIPEEIRDRIFYPLVSGREDGSGLGLTLAQTFVQQHEGLIEVDSRPGHTEFQILLPLDL
- the ntrC gene encoding nitrogen regulation protein NR(I), giving the protein MKPIWIVDDDQSIRWVLEKALARENFATRSFANVREASAALDHDSPQVLVSDIRMPGGSGLELLQTVRDKVPGLPVIIMTAFSDLDSAVAAFQGGAFEYLAKPFDVDKAVELIRRAVDESMRGEQTWDERVAEAPEMLGQAPAMQDMFRAIGRLSHSAATVLITGESGTGKELVARALHRHSPRANGPFIALNTAAIPKDLLESELFGHERGAFTGAQAMRQGRFEQAENGTLFLDEIGDMPFDLQTRLLRVLSDGQFYRVGGHNPLRANVRVIAATHQNLEARVRQGLFREDLYHRLNVIRLRLPALRERSEDIPLLTRHFLQKSARDLGVEPKRVSDEALAYLASLPFPGNVRQLENLANWLTVMAPAQTIEIKDLPPDLGPAHSGGSEPGAGAAAGATTDGAVTINTGFTVGAPLAGANASTLVHPVGAGGASVATALSAWEGGLRTEVARMLRENAADVMDELARRFEAAVIREALDFTRGRKVEAAERLGIGRNTITRKIQELNLEP
- a CDS encoding prolyl oligopeptidase family serine peptidase gives rise to the protein MPASPASPAPFEWPLSPDPFLSLEELYDTDALAWVDAQNARTRAAWCSGASFDALRHRLADAYLPRERPVIPDRWKDWAYDLWQDASNPRGIWRRTAWAAWRAGAPVWQNLLDFDALGAAEGTPWVCVDLDILYPDGGRALITMSPGGSDALVVREFDLDARRFIDDGFAIAKAGKHTVSWIDRDTLYVGWDSGRKTLTRSGYPRDVRRWTRGTALADAPVVFRGEFDDIGVEANYDPLDRRHTVTSSVDFFDSHTYYLDHVSDAWHRYEVPSHVAVGAWQGWLLLEPRLDWDCEWDGNRARYPGGALLAIREDAFLRGERDVTPLFTPTPLTSACDWSHTRHHLIVSYLDDVRAKTLIWTPSQREDGTWHWRERVFAARGDAQVDVSPVESTLNDEVFVDTDDYLQPPAYWLSDLARDEPGEWELLDRWPTQFDATSVAVTRGHAVSADGTRIPYTVIGPKEALSSPGDRQPTRPCLLSGYGGFAIPLLPSYLTGQGIGWLERRGVYVVAHIRGGGEFGTRWHTAAQGENRQRAFDDFIAVAEALIARGVTSAAQLGIQGGSNGGLLVAACMVQRPELFGAVVCEVPLLDMSRYHLLHAGASWIDEYGDPDEPDEARTLAAYSPYHNLAAGVAYPPVLFMTSTADDRVHPGHARKMAARMQALGAQNVWYRENTEGGHGGSDELEQAEHDAMVFEFLWGVLGDA
- the xth gene encoding exodeoxyribonuclease III → MKIATWNVNSLKVRQQHVVDWLASSGTDVLCLQELKLPDEKFPRAELEAVGYRSWYAGQKTYNGVGILVREGLNVDETSIVRNIPGFEDPQQRVIAATVDGVRMISAYFPNGQAPGTDKFAYKLRWLDALHDWLATEMTLHPKLALLGDYNIAPEDRDVHDPKAWEGQNLVSPEERAAFVRLIGLGLLDAFRQFEQQEKIYSWWDYRMMAFRRNAGLRIDHILLSKALSDICKACDIDKVPRKWEQPSDHAPVFAQLG